In Lolium rigidum isolate FL_2022 chromosome 7, APGP_CSIRO_Lrig_0.1, whole genome shotgun sequence, the DNA window cgcaaagtttgggggtgctaggattggagatcgtcttcacaaatgttgcccactttggatagataccgtctgcaaggtagtatcctttgttgtagtgccgaccattgatcacatagtccaccggggagcatgaccctcaacaagcttggaaaagaccggggagcagtttaggacgttgatgtcattgttggatccaggcataccaaagaaagagtgccaaatccaaagatcatgggtagccactgcttcaagtatcacggtgcggcctttttgtgacccttgtacattccctgccacgcaaacggacagttcttccattgccaatgcatgcggtcaatgcttccaagcatccctggaaaacctctagcttcatttgttgcaaggatcctccgagtgtcttcgacagtgggtgatctcaagtaatagtccccgaacaccgctatgacgtcctgccgagaaccggtagaaacaatcaagggcggtggactccgccatgcgaagatagtcatctgcggtatcaccgggagctccatacgccggcatcctcatagccactcgtGCACTTcacggtgacgaaaatccaaccaaaccaggtgcaatccgccttgcatccgaagtagggatcaaagtggcggatggcatacacaatttccgagaatagctttcgctcatcctgaaacgacgccggaaaacactctcaccgtgcaatggattgtcggcgaagtagtcggcgtacaacatgcggtagccctccattcgctgtctcggcttgcacttccggcgacctcgtgccgacccaccacgccgacgagttgccggtccgccgtacatgcttgccaagcaaccaaggatcatcatgtgctcctcgtcttgggcggctgctgccatctcttcttgcataagctcgacgaacatctgctcctcctcttcgtccgagtccatggccggcgaggcaaatggacgaacaccgacgggcgtggtcgaggcaacccgagccgcgagcgacgacgagcaagcgggccggaaaacaggccggcggaagagcagccggatagaccgtcgtccaaacacggcggaatataggcaggtggggaaggagtggcggcgcaatccgggcaacaagccggcggggtggtgccggcggcgagagagatacgaggggtgggggagattttgagcgacgtggcggtggggttcgtgcgtcgagtcaccgacagatcgggcccttccccgcttttcactcgtccggagtccccgagcgctccccggggggccggggatggcgtgggatcgccggatggatttaggcccaaatccggacgaaaacgaggaaccgggggcgcgactgggccgaattacgccgtccggatggaaaaaaacgctcgccgggggcctcgtcggggggacgagtggagatgctctgaaggcTGCACGGATTAACGTCGTCCTCTTGCTTCAATCAGACCATCGAAATACTAGTGGTACATCCAGTCCAGAAGGTATGAAAGCTTTTATTTtattcatgggtgcaggggcaaaGGAAAACTCTAACGGTGTCCTCCTGAGCTTGCTTCCATCAGATCGTCGAGCAGACGATGCAGATCGCTGTGGGAGGAGCCTCCTTCCGCCACGGCTGCCTGAGCTTTCACGGCGAGGGCCATTGCCCTGGTCCTCGCGACGTCCACTGGTCCTCCGGGTTGCATGAATGCCGTCAGTGCCCGAGCCACCGCCTCGGCAGGGATCACCTCGTGCTCTTCGTACCTCGTGCTCCGTACACCGGCCCCGTCGGGCCACAGCCGCTCCCCGATCCCAAGCACCTCCGTGAGCAGCCTCTCGTTGATGAACTGCTCAAACACCATCGGCCACGTGAGCACCGGCACGCCTGCAGCCACGGTCTCCATGAcagagttccacccgcagtgcgtCACGAAAGCCCCCACGGCCGGGTGTGCCAGGATGGCCGTCTGCGGCGCCCAGGCCGTGAGCAGCTTCCCTCTGTCCCCGACACGCTCCACCCACCCCTCCGGCGGACTCCAGTTCTCCGCCCTCACCACCCACATGAAGGACTGACCGGAGGCCTCCAGGCCGAGCGCGAGCTGGTGCAGCTGATGGTCAGAGACGGGGGCTAAGCTGCCGAAGCAGACGTACACCACCGACCGATCTGGCTTCGAGTCGAGCCAGTCGATGCACTCGGAGTCGCCAACGATGGTACCATCCGCGTCGGCTGGCGATGGCGGTGGTAGTGAGAGAGGGCCTAGGAAGTAGGCGCGCTTCGCGTAGCTGTTTCGCAGGTATATCTCCATGTACGGCTGCTCCAGGTCCGAAAATGTGTTGGCGGCGAGGCCGAAGCAATCGGCCTGCGCCGCGAAGAAGTTCTTGTTCGTGGAGTCATCGATCACCCGGTGGCTTCTCAAGAATTCCGGCAGCTCGGCGCTCGGTATGCGTATATCAGGGCCCGGAAACTcggggacgacgacgacgctcgccGCCGTCACATCGGCGTTGCCGAGGTGGCGCATGGCGATGGCCGGGAAGGCGCCGGTGGCGGTGAACTGGACGCACGGCACGCCGAGGTCGTTGGCGATGGCGGCGTTCCAGTAGAAGTGTATGTCGGTGACGACCGCGTCCGGCGACTGCGCCCGGATGAGCGGCTCCTGCACGGGCCGCATCAGGGCCTCGCtgaaggcggcggcgtcgatGCGCCACGCGTCGCCGGGCGCCGCCTTGCTGAGGTTCTCCACGCCCTCCGGGATGCCGTCCACGGCCGGGAACGGGTACGTCGCCGCC includes these proteins:
- the LOC124670878 gene encoding UDP-glycosyltransferase 73C4-like — encoded protein: MTSAMSSSKKLRLLLLPFFATSHIGPFTDLAVRLTTASSDAAVEATVAVTPGNLPLLESLLERHGRAAARVKAATYPFPAVDGIPEGVENLSKAAPGDAWRIDAAAFSEALMRPVQEPLIRAQSPDAVVTDIHFYWNAAIANDLGVPCVQFTATGAFPAIAMRHLGNADVTAASVVVVPEFPGPDIRIPSAELPEFLRSHRVIDDSTNKNFFAAQADCFGLAANTFSDLEQPYMEIYLRNSYAKRAYFLGPLSLPPPSPADADGTIVGDSECIDWLDSKPDRSVVYVCFGSLAPVSDHQLHQLALGLEASGQSFMWVVRAENWSPPEGWVERVGDRGKLLTAWAPQTAILAHPAVGAFVTHCGWNSVMETVAAGVPVLTWPMVFEQFINERLLTEVLGIGERLWPDGAGVRSTRYEEHEVIPAEAVARALTAFMQPGGPVDVARTRAMALAVKAQAAVAEGGSSHSDLHRLLDDLMEASSGGHR